The following proteins are encoded in a genomic region of Fusarium oxysporum f. sp. lycopersici 4287 chromosome 1, whole genome shotgun sequence:
- a CDS encoding hypothetical protein (At least one base has a quality score < 10) encodes MADLSSQVQDTTKDTASSKEQESPGAFNSPSPSLALIVPIAVNLESVPRSGAGVVNDAGEVLDEAGKTVGKIVDTDNLQNLVGNTVNQAGEVVSSSGDVLGKTLPIEQGKPEEEEDSHDEEKSEYTTQSKEKKSGGLGSAVGSVTGAVGKAVGDTAKGATDTVGDTAKGATDTIGDTAKGATDTVGDTAEGATDTVGGATEGIANKSEATSQATDTKTPAETPGAPEVKDETPDVNSEGQDQKDISLEDRDAPDAGDKLKDIPPESEEAKEATGKAEDTAEGVPEQAKDIPEEAKEDVTSKVDEQDVPKPEEVEEKLQEKTEGAQDEVPKSEVPDKSEAADEIPSGEAPGDDGDKSKAGDDLKSVAPGEEAAGVIDEVQDKAAEGEEAAKDLPEEAQSKAAEGEETAEGKVAEGEEAAEGKVAEGEEAAGDLPEDAKSKAVEGEETAEGKVAEGEEAAEGKLAEGEETAEGKVAEGEEVTGDATEEAKDKAAEGEEAVEEKAAEGEEAAKELDFSILKGTTVDKEGNLVNEKGDKLGKVVEGELKQLIGLSSDDQGVIWDKTGKQLGKAEPIPEWDREQLDFSILKGTTVDKEGNLVNDKGHLIGKVTEGEIKQLIGLTADEQGTIWDRTGKKVGKAEPLPEWERGEQKDYSILKGTTVDKNGNLVNEKGHLFGKVVEGEIKQLIGLASDDQGTIWDKTGKAVGKAEPLPEWERGEQKDFSILKGAVVDKEGGLTNDKGDTIGKVTEGEIRQLVGLKADENGKIWRDGKVVGQAEPLAEWDRVQKKDRSILKGSKVNKVGKLVDANGTVVGKVVEGELKELVGKRADENGNIWNDSGEVIGKAEPVSVSEREDKSSAPFEHFPGATVESDGRVMYQGEQVGEVIEGDPKQLKGSEVDEDGDILDRRGNTVGKAKRWEAPEVEEEKPVDKSALAGKRVNKAGNLVSESGEIYGRVIEGDVQKLVGRMSDKDGNIRSESGDIIGKAELVSEGERGGKKEGPFAQLKNCTVGKDGKVVNGAGEVVGRLVIGDAKALAGRAVDDDGEITDSNGNVIGKAERWEEPEKEQKHNPLAGRKVNREGNVVDADGNIIGKLTSGELLDCAGKEIDEDGDVFNQKGSVIGHVSLLEDIPKEEEPEPEGETEEERLKREQAEAEEAKKTEEAEKNKKLAQQLAYQIEQTLERLRPICKSINDKISAAEAQKPEDRDEEELVRQVKPLIEDGGKILTETNGIIRGLDPDGRIARNAKQKVAGGEATPEEAHLANLLKELSTEIQTTIEEGKRKLEGMPHAKKEINPLWGLLAEPLFQIVAAVGLLLSGVLGLVGKLLGPILGPLLNGLGLGGLLDGLLGGLGLKKILGSLGLGDVVGTVTALSTINNHHAQLASGVAFLNDVTMRLFLIRHGETVDNVANLYAGSRDSALTAHGVMQAQRLASHLSEHVAIDRIFSSNLSRAVHTAQAILDAQKRAKDLKLIQVPELREKDFGTGEGTKFGAAMKHEGSETPQAMRKRADVFLDEHLPRLHEDSTVCIVAHGIILGTFYKALRDRTSSSAGPDAELEGQTSGFVRPSWSNTGYIEALITRDSSDKHLQMRVVKTNSVDHLKGLRKTRGGIGSAKFDAKQKTMDSFFKPTSRKRKLEDEDIVSR; translated from the exons ATGGCAGACCTCTCCTCCCAGGTTCAAGACACAACAAAAGATACTGCCTCTTCCAAAGAGCAGGAATCCCCTGGTGCGTTCAATAGTCCTTCACCAAGTTTGGCGCTTATCGTCCCCATTGCAGTCAATCTCGAGTCAGTCCCCAGGAGTGGAGCTGGCGTCGTGAATGATGCCGGAGAAGTCCTAGATGAAGCCGGCAAGACCGTTGGCAAGATCGTCGACACCGATAACCTCCAGAACCTCGTTGGTAACACCGTCAATCAAGCCGGTGAAGTTGTCAGCTCTTCAGGCGATGTTCTCGGCAAGACCCTGCCCATAGAACAAGGCAagcctgaagaggaagaggactcccacgacgaggagaagagcGAATACACAACCCAGTccaaagaaaagaagtctGGTGGTTTGGGAAGCGCCGTCGGTAGCGTTACCGGTGCCGTTGGAAAGGCTGTTGGCGACACAGCGAAGGGTGCCACAGATACCGTTGGCGACACAGCAAAGGGCGCTACGGATACCATTGGCGATACAGCGAAGGGTGCTACAGATACCGTTGGCGACACCGCAGAGGGCGCCACAGACACCGTTGGCGGTGCGACTGAGGGCATTGCCAACAAGTCAGAAGCCACCTCCCAAGCTACCGACACAAAGACACCAGCCGAGACACCCGGAGCCCCAGAGGTCAAGGACGAGACACCCGATGTCAACTCTGAAGGCCAAGACCAGAAGGACATCAGCCTCGAGGACCGCGACGCTCCTGACGCTGgagacaagctgaaggatATCCCCCCAGAGTCCGAGGAGGCTAAGGAGGCAACCGGCAAGGCAGAGGATACTGCTGAGGGTGTTCCTGAACAGGCCAAGGATATCCctgaggaggccaaggaggatgTTACCTCCAAGGTCGACGAGCAGGATGTTcccaagcctgaggaggtcgaggagaagcttCAGGAGAAGACTGAGGGTGCCCAAGACGAGGTTCCCAAGTCTGAAGTTCCCGACAAGTCTGAGGCTGCCGACGAGATCCCCAGCGGCGAGGCCCCTGGTGATGACGGTGATAAGTccaaggctggtgatgaCCTGAAGTCTGTGGCTCCTGGTGAAGAAGCTGCTGGTGTCATCGATGAGGTCCAGGACAAGGCCGCCGAAGGCGAGGAAGCCGCTAAGGATCTCCCTGAGGAGGCCCAGAGCAAGGCCGCCGAGGGTGAAGAGACTGCTGAAGGCAAGGTTGCCGAAGGCGAAGAGGCCGCTGAGGGCAAGGTTGCTGAGGGCGAGGAAGCTGCTGGTGACCTCCCCGAGGATGCCAAGAGCAAGGCAGTCGAGGGTGAAGAGACTGCTGAAGGCAAGGTTGCCGAAGGCGAAGAGGCCGCTGAAGGAAAGCTTGCTGAAGGTGAGGAGACCGCCGAAGGCAAGGTTGCCGAGGGCGAGGAAGTTACTGGCGATGCCActgaggaggccaaggacaaggccgccgagggcgaagaggccgttgaagagaaggctgctgagggcgaggaggCTGCCAAGGAGCTCGActtctccatcctcaaggGCACCACCGTCGACAAGGAGGGCAACCTCGTCAACGAGAAGGGCGACAAGCTCGGCAAGGTTGTCGAGGGAGAGCTCAAGCAACTCATCGGCCTCAGCAGTGACGACCAAGGTGTCATCTGGGACAAGACCGGCAAGCAGCTTGGCAAGGCTGAGCCCATCCCCGAGTGGGACCGCGAGCAGCTTGActtctccatcctcaaggGTACCACCGTCGACAAGGAGGGTAACCTCGTCAACGACAAGGGCCACCTCATCGGCAAGGTCACTGAAGGCGAGATCAAGCAACTCATTGGCCTCACTGCTGATGAGCAGGGTACTATTTGGGACAGGactggcaagaaggtcgGAAAGGCCGAGCCTCTTCCTGAGTGGGAGCGTGGTGAGCAGAAGGATTACAGCATCCTAAAGGGCACCACTGTTGACAAGAACGGAAACCTCGTCAACGAGAAGGGTCACCTCTTCGGTAAGGTCGTTGAGGGCGAGATCAAGCAGCTCATCGGCTTGGCTTCTGACGACCAAGGTACCATCTGGGACAAGACCGGTAAGGCCGTTGGTAAGGCTGAGCCTCTTCCCGAATGGGAGCGTGGTGAGCAGAAGGActtctccatcctcaaggGAGCTGTTGTCGACAAGGAGGGTGGTCTCACCAACGACAAGGGAGACACCATCGGCAAGGTCACCGAGGGTGAGATCCGACAGCTCGTTGGCCtcaaggctgatgagaatggcaagatctGGAGAGACGGCAAGGTCGTCGGCCAGGCTGAGCCCCTCGCTGAGTGGGACCGCGTCCAGAAGAAGGATCGCTCCATCCTCAAGGGCTCCAAGGTTAACAAGGTCGGCAAGCTCGTCGATGCCAACGGTACTGTCGTCGGCAAGGTTGTTGAGGGTGAACTGAAGGAGCTTGTTGGCAAGCGCGCCGACGAGAATGGTAACATCTGGAACGACTCCGGCGAGGTTATTGGCAAGGCCGAGCCCGTCTCTGTCTCTGAGCGTGAGGACAAGTCATCCGCTCCCTTCGAGCACTTCCCCGGCGCCACCGTCGAGTCTGATGGTCGTGTCATGTACCAGGGCGAGCAGGTTGGTGAGGTCATCGAGGGTGACCccaagcagctcaagggCAGCGAggtcgatgaggatggtgacATTCTCGACCGCCGTGGCAACACTGTCGGTAAGGCCAAGCGCTGGGAGGCtcctgaagttgaggaggagaagcccGTCGACAAATCTGCTCTTGCTGGCAAGCGCGTCAACAAGGCCGGTAACCTCGTCAGCGAGTCTGGCGAGATCTACGGCCGTGTCATTGAGGGTGATGTCCAGAAGCTTGTCGGACGCATGTCTGACAAGGATGGAAACATCCGAAGTGAGTCTGGCGACATCATTGGCAAGGCCGAGCTCGTCTCTGAGGGCGAGCGCGGTGGTAAGAAGGAGGGCCCCTTCGCCCAGCTCAAGAACTGCACCGTCGGCAAGGACGGTAAGGTCGTCAACGGAGCTGGTGAGGTTGTTGGCCGACTTGTCATTGGTGACGCTAAGGCTCTTGCTGGACgcgctgttgatgatgacggtgagATCACCGACTCCAACGGTAATGTCATTGGCAAGGCTGAGCGCTGGGAGGAGCCTGAGAAGGAGCAGAAGCACAACCCTCTGGCTGGCCGAAAGGTGAACCGCGAGGGTAACGTCGTTGACGCTGATGgcaacatcatcggcaagCTTACCAGCGGTGAGCTTCTCGACTGCGCTGGCAAGGAGATCGATGAGGACGGCGATGTCTTCAACCAGAAGGGTTCCGTCATCGGTCACGTCTCTCTTCTCGAGGACATccccaaggaggaggagcccgagcccgagggcgagactgaggaggagagactCAAGCGCGAGCAGGCTGAGGccgaggaggccaagaagaccgaggaggctgagaagaacaagaagctcgctCAACAACTGGCTTACCAGATTGAGCAAACCCTTGAGAGGCTCCGACCCATCTGCAAGTCCATCAACGACAAGATCAGCGCTGCTGAGGCTCAGAAGCCTGAGGATCgtgatgaggaggaactTGTCCGACAGGTCAAGCCTCTCATCGAGGATGGTGGTAAGATCTTGACTGAGACCAATGGCATCATCCGTGGTCTTGACCCCGATGGCCGTATCGCTCGCAACGCTAAGCAGAAGGTTGCTGGTGGTGAGGCCACTCCCGAGGAGGCTCACCTTGCCAACTTGCTCAAGGAG CTCTCTACTGAGATTCAAACCACCATTGAGGAGGGCAAGCGCAAGCTTGAAGGTATGCCTcacgccaagaaggagatcaaCCCTCTCTGGGGTCTCCTTGCCGAGCCTCTCTTCCAGATTGTCGCTGCTGTTGGTCTATTGCTCAGCGGTgtgcttggccttgttggcaagcttctcggTCCCATCCTGGGTCCTCTG CTTAacggtcttggtcttggtggtctgCTCGATGGTCTTCTCGGAGGTCTTggcctcaagaagatcctcggcagccttggtcttggtgacgtCGTCGGCACAGTCACCG CtctctcaaccatcaacaATCATCATGCCCAGCTTGCTTCTGGCGTGGCCTTCCTGAACGATGTAACGATGCGTCTCTTCCTCATACGCCATGGAGAGACAGTCGACAACGTCGCAAACCTCTATGCCGGGTCTCGCGACTCAGCCTTGACTGCCCACGGCGTCATGCAAGCTCAACGGCTAGCATCTCACCTCTCTGAGCACGTCGCCATTGATCGCATCTTCTCGTCGAACCTCAGCCGCGCGGTGCATACCGCCCAGGCTATCCTCGATGCGCAGAAACGCGCGAAGGACCTGAAATTGATTCAGGTGCCGGAGCTGAGGGAGAAGGACTTTGGGACGGGTGAGGGCACCAAGTTTGGGGCTGCGATGAAGCATGAGGGCTCTGAGACACCGCaggcgatgaggaagagggctGATGTTTTCTTGGACGAGCATTTACCTCGATTGCACGAAGACTCGACCGTCTGCATCGTCGCTCACGGTATCATTCTCGGTACTTTTTACAAAGCACTCCGGGACAGAACCTCCTCATCTGCTGGTCCAGATGCCGAACTGGAAGGTCAGACATCTGGTTTCGTGCGCCCTTCATGGAGCAACACCGGCTACATCGAGGCCCTCATCACGCGTGACTCTTCCGACAAGCATCTCCAGATGCGCGTCGTGAAGACCAACAGCGTCGACCACCTCAAAGGTCTGAGAAAGACCCGGGGCGGAATTGGCAGCGCCAAGTTCGACGCGAAACAAAAGACGATGGACTCATTCTTCAAGCCAACATCGCGAAAGCGCAAGCTCGAAGATGAGGACATCGTATCTCGCTAA